A stretch of DNA from Nitratireductor thuwali:
GCGGATTGCCGCGGTAGCGTTCCTCGAACTGCGCAAGGGCCTGCGCGGTCTGCGGGCTGTGCGGAAACTGGTGCGCGAGAACGGCGAGGGCGGCGGCCATCGCCGTCATGTTGTCGGCCGTCTCGAATTGCCGCGTGGCATGTTCAGGCGTGCCGGTGCCGGCGCTCAGATAGTCGAGAAGCACGTTGCGCAGCGCCCGCCGGCCGGCGCTCGCGGCATCGGGCGTGAACGTTTCGCCGCTGTCGAGCGCTTCATGGAGTTCTCCGAAAGTGCCGGCGCACTGACTGCCGATGGCCTCTCGCAGCCCGGAAATGGCGGCATGGATGGCGTCGGGATCGATACTGCTGCCGATCTCGCGCGCAATGTCGGCCTCCGCCGGCAGCGTCAGGGCCTGGGCGCGGTAGGCGGCCCCCAGCGTTTCGTCGGATGCGATCTCGGCCGGATAGGCAAGCAGCTCATCGGGAAATGCGGCCTCCTTGCCGCCTCTGATGCGCTGTGTCGCCTCGATCAACGCTTCCGTGAAGAGCGTGTTCAGCGCCTGCCAGCGCGAGAACAGGTCATTGTCGTGGCGGGCCAGGAACATGCGGTCCTCGGCGGAGGCTTCGAGCGAAAGCGTCACGGGCGCGGAAAACCCGCGATTGAGCGAGACGACCGGCCGCGCGCCGATGCCTTTGAAACGGATCACATGCTTGCGCTTGCGCACATGGATCACGCCGTCCTCGACAGTGGCGCCGTCGGCGCCGTCGAACGTCATATCCTCGCCGTTCGACCCGACCAGGCCGAAGGCCAGCGGGATGTGCATCAGGCGCTTGCGCGCCTCCGATGGGGTAGGGGGCACGCTCTGCTCGATCTCCAGCGTGAATTCCCGCGCGCGCCCGTTATAGCGGCCGCTGGCGGTTATGTTCGGGGTGCCGGCCTGGTGGTACCAGAGAGCGAACTGGGCGAGGTCGGCGCCGGAGACCTCCTCGAAACAGCGCACGAAGTCCTCGATCGTGACCGCCTGGCCGTCATGGCGCTCGAAGTAAAGGTCCATGCCCGCCCGGAACTTGTCCGCGCCCAGCAGCGTGCGGATCATGCGCACGACCTCGGAGCCTTTTTCGTAGACGGTGGCGGTGTAGAAATTGTTGATCTCGCGGTAGCGGCGGGGCCTTACCGGGTGGGCAAGCGGGCCTTGGTCTTCCGGGAACTGATGCGCCCGCAGCGTCCTGACCTCGGCAATGCGCTTGACTGCCCGCGAACGTTGGTCGGCGGAGAATTCGTGGTCGCGATAGACCGTCAGCCCTTCCTTCAGGCAGAGCTGGAACCAGTCGCGGCAAGTGATTCTGTTTCCAGTCCAATTATGGAAATATTCGTGGGCGATGATGGCTTCGATATTGGCGAAATCCATGTCCGTGGCCGTCTCCGGGTCGGCCAGCACGTATTTGTCGTTGAAGATGTTGAGGCCCTTGTTCTCCATCGCGCCCATGTTGAAATCGGAGACGGCGACGATGTTGAAGACATCAAGATCGTATTCCCTGCCGAAGCGCTCCTCGTCCCAGCGCATGGAGCGTTTGAGCGCGTCCATCGCATAGGTCGCGCGCGCCTCCTTGCCGTGCTCCACATAGATGGCAAGCGTCACATCGCGCCCGGATGCGGTGGTGAAGGTGTCATGCACCGCGCCGAGGTCGCCGGCCACCAATGCGAAGAGATAGGACGGCTTGGGGTGCGGGTCGTGCCAGACCGCGAAATGACGGCCGTGCTCGAGTTCTCCGCTGTCGGTCGGATTGCCGTTGGAAA
This window harbors:
- the pepN gene encoding aminopeptidase N codes for the protein MRTDTGQVFRLEDYGPSDYLIPETDLTFQLDSADTRVEARLTVERRDGVAADRPLILDGDGLTLESLLVNGAPVAESDYEATADRLVLRSTPPAKRFELTLVTRTDPSANKALMGLYVSNGVFCTQCEAEGFRRITYFLDRPDVLSVYRVCLEADRKTAPLLLSNGNPTDSGELEHGRHFAVWHDPHPKPSYLFALVAGDLGAVHDTFTTASGRDVTLAIYVEHGKEARATYAMDALKRSMRWDEERFGREYDLDVFNIVAVSDFNMGAMENKGLNIFNDKYVLADPETATDMDFANIEAIIAHEYFHNWTGNRITCRDWFQLCLKEGLTVYRDHEFSADQRSRAVKRIAEVRTLRAHQFPEDQGPLAHPVRPRRYREINNFYTATVYEKGSEVVRMIRTLLGADKFRAGMDLYFERHDGQAVTIEDFVRCFEEVSGADLAQFALWYHQAGTPNITASGRYNGRAREFTLEIEQSVPPTPSEARKRLMHIPLAFGLVGSNGEDMTFDGADGATVEDGVIHVRKRKHVIRFKGIGARPVVSLNRGFSAPVTLSLEASAEDRMFLARHDNDLFSRWQALNTLFTEALIEATQRIRGGKEAAFPDELLAYPAEIASDETLGAAYRAQALTLPAEADIAREIGSSIDPDAIHAAISGLREAIGSQCAGTFGELHEALDSGETFTPDAASAGRRALRNVLLDYLSAGTGTPEHATRQFETADNMTAMAAALAVLAHQFPHSPQTAQALAQFEERYRGNPLVLDKWFMVQATTPGPDAVERVRGLMAHEAFSLANPNRVRALIGTFASANQTGFHRADGEGYRFLAETVLAIEKDNPQLAARLAIAFRSWRSLEKKRQEHAREALATISQAKELSRDLRDIVERTLA